The following are encoded together in the Caretta caretta isolate rCarCar2 chromosome 17, rCarCar1.hap1, whole genome shotgun sequence genome:
- the AKAP1 gene encoding A-kinase anchor protein 1, mitochondrial, which produces MALRFRTFFPYALPGVLALIGWWWFFSRKKERTSNRDWQALAGVEDQRIGPPIKEPLSREAVNATKELPVPSEEDCPENETLTSQLSVGLMTPSLACDAQQRLDSSRDHPATTITTVALGTFEDDSEKLERAASRDETGSLAQVSPPSAPKSVECCDNAVLVTKQESAFSGTPDQQPLACSGVVSVEESLGKIGESGKADMTHDSLENPSKEIQCPVATSSNTGCLLALGSEPEDSATAQSAIIDEDDVKEVEDTVPWKRESVVGKLLNNCVESAGSDLSGEEEVSEMTVSTVPKCHGREEKCYRDMQSKGDGLERERIGGVSLDKDEVEKIEQAAIQIISKVILAATEEVLSSSVSDVSSRICQVAVSRVDRPLERVSISSDEMLAVESSRGNEAVTTENVATIPVPLSEEKLHRYMSYSSCLKYGRLSNPVQVDPKDHRPKKPVHSETQGDNRTLVTNNGESLEESHAVTEDSGCSACTSEDGTNVEDPLQSTSLSLLSGQHSDLLSMSVIQDTSAEQYVAQSEKPQTPILGEDKVPYSNGVLKGDGADLRHEKHWTAETDADHSGGSDVNSMDSVDSGCALGKAESCQNSKPGVESNKSELTIWEIEVPKHLVGRLIGKQGRYVSFLKQTSGAKIYISTLPYTQDVQICHIEGSQHHVDKALSLIGKKFKELSLTNIYAPPAPSLMLHSLPMTSWLMLPDGVTVEVIVVNQIDAGHMFVQQHTHPTFHVLRGLDQQMYVCYSQPGIPTLPTPVEVGVICAAPGLDGAWWRAQVVDYFKDNNEVEIRYVDYGGYERVKIDTLRQIRSDFVTLPFQGAEVLLDNVVPLSDEDHFSSEADSSVSEMTRGTPLLAQVTNYDSATGLPLIQLWSMMGDEVVSINRALVERGFAQWIDSY; this is translated from the exons ATGGCTTTACGCTTCCGCACTTTCTTCCCGTACGCCTTACCTGGAGTGCTGGCACTTATtggttggtggtggtttttttctcGTAAAAAGGAGCGTACAAGCAATCGCGACTGGCAAGCATTAGCTGGTGTGGAAGATCAGAGGATTGGACCTCCCATAAAGGAACCTCTGTCCAGAGAAGCAGTAAATGCTACTAAAGAACTGCCTGTGCCCTCTGAAGAGGACTGCCCAGAGAATGAAACCTTAACTTCCCAGCTGTCTGTAGGGTTAATGACACCCTCTCTGGCATGTGACGCTCAACAGAGATTAGATTCCTCCAGGGACCATCCTGCCACCACAATAACGACCGTCGCATTGGGCACGTTTGAGGACGAcagtgaaaaactggaaagagcaGCGTCTCGCGATGAAACCGGGTCCCTTGCACAAGTGTCTCCCCCTTCAGCCCCGAAGAGTGTAGAGTGCTGTGACAATGCTGTGCTTGTTACCAAGCAGGAGTCAGCTTTCagtggaaccccagaccagcagccaTTGGCGTGTTCCGGGGTAGTGTCAGTAGAAGAGTCTTTGGGAAAGATTGGGGAAAGTGGTAAAGCAGATATGACACACGATTCATTGGAGAATCCATCGAAGGAAATCCAGTGCCCAGTGGCTACGTCCTCAAACACTGGCTGCCTGCTGGCCCTTGGCTCTGAACCAGAGGATTCAGCCACTGCCCAGTCTGCCATTATAGATGAAGATGATGTTAAGGAAGTTGAGGACACTGTCCCTTGGAAGAGAGAGTCTGTAGTTGGGAAGCTACTGAATAATTGTGTAGAGTCTGCTGGGTCGGACCTGTCCGGGGAAGAGGAGGTGTCTGAGATGACCGTCAGTACTGTGCCTAAATGTCATGGAAGGGAAGAGAAGTGCTACAGGGATATGCAGTCAAAAGGAGATGgtttggaaagagagagaattggAGGAGTGAGTTTGGACAAAGATGAAGTTGAGAAAATTGAGCAAGCAGCCATACAGATTATTTCCAAAGTCATCTTGGCAGCTACTGAGGAAGTGCTGTCTAGTTCAGTAAGTGATGTGTCCAGTAGGATCTGTCAAGTTGCGGTCAGCCGGGTTGATAGACCGCTGGAGAGAGTGAGCATTTCATCCGATGAGATGCTTGCAGTGGAATCTAGCAGGGGCAATGAAGCAGTTACCACAGAGAATGTTGCAACAATACCTGTTCCCCTATCGGAAGAGAAACTCCATCGTTACATGTCGTATTCCAGCTGTTTGAAATACGGGCGCTTATCTAACCCAGTGCAGGTGGACCCAAAAGACCATCGGCCAAAGAAACCTGTGCACAGTGAAACCCAAGGAGATAACCGGACTTTGGTTACGAACAATGGAGAATCGTTGGAAGAATCGCATGCGGTAACGGAGGATTCTGGGTGCAGCGCATGTACGTCTGAAGATGGGACGAATGTCGAGGATCCCTTGCAAAGCACGTCACTGTCTCTCCTATCAGGCCAGCATTCAGACTTGCTGAGCATGTCTGTGATCCAGGACACTTCTGCAGAGCAGTACGTGGCACAGAGTGAGAAACCTCAGACCCCTATATTAGGGGAAGACAAAGTGCCATACAGCAATGGGGTGCTGAAAGGGGATGGTGCAGATCTGAGACACGAGAAGCACTGGACAGCGGAGACAGATGCAGATCACTCGGGAG gttcAGATGTAAATAGCATGGATTCTGTGGACAGCGGCTGTGCCCTTGGGAAGGCGGAGAGTTGCCAGAACTCCAAGCCAGGAGTAGAATCCAATAAGTCTGAGCTCACTATCTGGGAGATAGAGGTGCCAAAG CACTTGGTTGGTCGGCTGATTGGCAAGCAGGGGAGGTATGTGAGTTTTCTGAAGCAAACTTCTGGTGCCAAAATTTATATTTCAACGCTACCTTACACCCAAGATGTCCAGATTTGTCACATAGAAG GCTCTCAGCATCATGTGGACAAAGCGCTGAGTCTGATTGGTAAGAAGTTCAAGGAACTGAGCCTCACCAACATTTacgctcctccagccccatcacTGATGCTGCATTCCCTCCCTATGACTTCCTGG CTCATGCTACCGGATGGAGTCACCGTAGAAGTAATTGTTGTTAACCAAATCGACGCAGGAcacatgtttgtacagcagcacACGCACCCCACGTTCCATGTGCTGCGCGGTCTGGACCAGCAGATGTATGTCTGCTATTCTCAGCCTGGAATTCCAACTCTGCCAACTCCAGTAGAAG TCGGTGTGATCTGTGCTGCTCCAGGCTTGGATGGCGCTTGGTGGCGGGCTCAGGTTGTCGACTACTTCAAAGATAACAATGAAGTGGAGATCAGATATGTGGACTACGGAGGATACGAGAGAGTTAAAATCGACACACTCAGGCAAATCAG gtctgattttgtaacacTACCCTTCCAAGGAGCAGAAGTTTTATTAGACAATGTGGTGCCGCTTTCAG ATGAGGATCACTTTTCATCAGAAGCGGACTCATCCGTTAGTGAAATGACCAGAGGTACACCTCTGCTTGCACAG